The DNA sequence CCTCAGGGTGGCCCATGAGCTCGGCGAGCTCGTTCGCGTCGCGCCCGAGGTGCGCGGCCTGCCGGGTGAGCTCCTCGCGCAGGTCGTCGCTCTCGACCTCGATACCGGCGTCGCGGGCGACCGCCTCGACGACAAGCTGGGCCTTCACCGACTTGCGCGCCTCCGCCTCGAAGCGCTCGAGCAGCTGCTCGTTGCTCAGGCCCGCTGCGGACAGGAAGGCGTCGAGGGGCATGCCGTACTGCTCGGCCTGCCGCTCGACCTGCTCGAGGCGGTAGCGCAGCTCGCTCGCCACCATCGACGGGGGCAGGGGCACCTCGACGAGGTCGCTCACGGCCTCGACGACCCGTCCGCGAAGCGCGTCCCTCGCCTGGGCGAGCTTCTCGGCGGCCAGGTGCTCGCGCAGCGCCGACCGCAGCTCCTCGACGGTCTCGAACTCGCTCGCGTCGGCGACGAACTCGTCGTCGAGGTCGGGCAGGCGCCGGGTCTTCACCTCCTTGACGATCACCGTGAACGCCACCTGCTGTCCAGCGCGCTCGCCGTAGTCGGCGCCGAGCGTGTCGGTGAACTTCAGGATCGCGCCGGCCCTCGCGCCGACGAGGTTGCGGTCGAGCTCGGAGTCGGTCTGCTCAGGGTCGCCGACCTCGTAGACGGTGTCGTCGGCGCTCGCCTCGGGGACCGCCTCGCCGCCGCGGGCGCCGCTGACGCTCATGAGGACGTGGTCACCGACCCGTGCGGGGCGGGTGACCGTCTCGAGGGTCGCGAAGCGCTCCCGGAGCCGCTCGATCTGCTCGTCGACCTCCGCGTCGGTGACTTCCCAGTCGGGGTGCGGGATCTGCAGCTGCGCGTAGTCCGGGACCTCGATCTCGGGCCGGACCTCCACGGTGGCGGAGAACACCGCCTCGCGGCCGTCCTCGAACGTCTCGAGCTCGATCTCGGGCTGGCTGATGACCGCGAGCTCCTCCGCCTGGGCCGCTTCGCTGTAGAAGCGAGGAAGGGCGTCGCGGGCCGCCTCCGCCCAGATGGCGTCCTTGCCGAGACGGCTCTCCAGCACGCGCTTGGGTGCCCGGCCCGGGCGGAAGCCGGGGATGCGGACCTCGCTGGCGAGCCGGCGGGCGGCCTCGTCGATGGCCTCGGTGACGCGACTGGGCTCCACGGTCACGGTGAGCTTCACCGTGGTGTCGTCGACGCGCTCGACGGTGGTCTTCACGTGCGCACCTTGCCTGCGAGGGGACCTGGACGGCCATCGTAGGAGCGGCGCGTCACGGGGCGCCAATGGTCCGGTCCGCGAGGCGCCGCTCGACGCGCGGGGGCGTCGCGCGCCGTCGCCACCGACGCAGGGCGGCTCGAGCGAGCGCGGACAGCGCCCAGGCCGCGAGCACACCGACCGCAACAGCCACGGCGAGGCTCGCCATGAGCTGGGCGAACAGGACGAGCACGATGGCGGCGACGTCACCGGCGGTGAGGTCCGGCCACAGGAAGTCGAGGCCGGCGAGGACGGGTGGGATGAGCATGGCCGGTCCTTTCATCGCGGGGTGAATACGCGGGGTGGTCAGCGCGCCGTGGCGCGGCGCCACGCGACGAGGGCGGCGCACGCCGCCCAGACGGGGGCGTAGGCGAGGGCGTTCAGCTCCCAGCCGTACACCCCGGCGCGGGAGGCGAGGAGGGCGAGCGACCCGGCAGCCGCCGCACCCAGGCACCAGCCGGCGCACCAGCCGGCCACCCGGCGCCGGGCGAGGTGCGCGCCGGCCACCGCGCCGGCCAGGCCGGCGGGCGCCGACCAGACGATAGCGGCGCCGGTGAGCACGAGGAGCAAGAGGCTGGTGAAGCCGGGGCCGTCGAAACCGGCGATGAGGACCATGGCGAGGGCCTTTCGTCTCAGGAGCGGGCAACGACCTCGACGAGGCCGAGGGTGAACAGCACGAGCAGGCAGGCCACGGCGGCGGCGTACACCCCGGGGACGCGCCGGGGCGGGCACAAGCGGCGCAGCACGGCGCCGAGGCCGGCCATGACCGCCGCGACGGCGAGCATGCGGGCCCCGCGCGCCAGGGCCGTGACCGCGAGGAACGGGCCGAGTGCGGCGCCCTCGCCGGCGGCCTGGAACGCGAACGCCTTGTAGGGCACCGCGGACAGCGGCTGGGTCCAGACCCCTCCCGCCCCGGCGTCGGCGAGCAGGGTGCGTGCGGTGTCGGCCATGCCGGCGGTCACAAGCGGCAGCGCGGGCACGTGGCCCGCGGCGCCGAGGCCCCAGGCGGCGGCGCCTCCGGTCACCGATCCGGCGGCCCCGGCGAGCGCGAGCGGCAGGAACCGGGTCGGGGCGGCGGCGGCGAGCAGGCCGATGCCGAGGTCGGGTATGACGGGGAAGACGAGCGCCTCGGCGAACGACCAGGCGAAGACCACCGCGATGCCGCGGGGGGTTGCGGCGAGGGCGCGGGCCCGGGCGTACACGGTGGGCCGGGGCGCCCGGCGGCCGGCTGGGCCGCCGTCGGCGGCCGCCCCCGCGTCACGCGTGTTCCCGGCCGCGGTCGCTGCTGCGGCGTCGGCGGCGAGGTGGCGGACCCGGTCCTGGAGGTCCGCGGCGACGGCGGCGGGGTCCGCGCCGGGCGGGTAGCGGCGGGCCTGGCCGAACACCACCGCGACGGGTCCCCGGCGAGGACGCCGGGCGCCCTTCGGCAGCAGCGCCGCGGTGCCGGCCAGGCCCACCGGCACGACGGTCGCCCCGGCCACCGCGAGCCGGCCGATCCCCGCGCGGAACGGGCCCCCGTCTCGCGTGCCCTCGGGGAACAGCAGCACGACGCGGCCTGCGGCGAGCTGCGCGGCGGCGCGCTCCAGCCCCGCGGGCCCGCGGCGGGGGAACGGGAAGGCGCCGAGCAGCGCCGCGGAGAGCGTCCCGCGCAACCTGCCGGCGAAGAAGTAGTCCTCGGCGGCTGCGGGCGCGAGGCGGCCGCGCAGCCGGCGCGGGAGGGCGCGCAGGATCACCGCGGTGTCGGCGTGGCTCGTGTGGTTGGCGACGAGCACGACCGCGCCGTCGGGCAGCCTGTGGGCGCCATTCACGGGCAGCCGGCCGGCGGCGGCGCGCAGGAGCGGGAAGATCGCAAGCCTTCGCACGAGCACGCGCAGCGCAAGCAGGGGCCAGGTGCGGACCGCGCCCCGGTGGAGCGGGCCGGAGCGACCCACCCGCGAAGGCGTGGACGGTGGGGTGTGGCGGGCGGCGCCCGCGACGGGCTCGCAATGGGGCCGGGCGGCACCGAGCGGCGTCACGCCCATGCGAGCACCCACCCCGTGGCCAGCGGCGCGGCGACGAGCAAGGAGTCCGCCCGGTCGAGCAGGCCGCCGAAGCCGGGCAGCCACCCCCCGGCGTCCTTCACGCCGGCGTGGCGCTTGACGAGCGACTCGAGCAGGTCACCCCACACACAGCCGGCGGCGACGACCACGGGCAGGCCGATGGCCACCGGGGCGGGCAGGCCGGCCAGCGCGAAGCCCATGAGCGCGACACCAGCTGCCGCGCCGGCGAGGTTGCCCGCGACGCCGGCGCGCGTCTTCGCGGGGCTGATCCGAGCGGCGAGGGCGGCGCCGCCGAGGCCACGGCCGGCGACGAACGCGCCGACGTCGCTCGCGGCCACCGCGACGACGAGGGCGAGGAGAATGCCTGCCCCACCCGGGACGTGCAGGCGCAGCACGAGCAGGCATCCGGCCAGCCACGGCACCCACGCGAACCCGAGGGCGGCGGCCGCGAGGTCGCGCAGCCCCCCGGGGTCCTGGCGGACGAGCGGGACGGCCGAGGCGGCGAGCAGAAGCGCGGGCAGCAGCACGAGCCAGGCGAGGGGCGAGCAGGCAGCAGCCGCACAGGCGACCACCGCGGCGGCGCACAGCCCGTGGCGCCACCCCCGCGGCAGTCGCACCAGGCCCGCGTACTCCCGGCCGGCCTGCAGGGCCAGGGCGGTGACCGCCGCCAGCGCCCCCCAGGAGCTCGCCACGGCGAGCGCGAGGAGCGGCGCAACGGCGGCCCAGCTCGCCCAGCGCCGCAGCAGCGTCCGACCCGGCAGGTCGCCCACGCCGCGGCGCTCGGCGACGAGGACGGCGGCGAGGCCGGCGAACAGGACCGCGCCGATCCGCGTGGCGCCGGGACCGAGGAGCGGCGCCGACGTCTGCCCGAGCACTGCGGCGCTCACGGCGCGCTCACCGCCCGGGGCGTCCGGGGCGTCCGGGCCGTCGCGCGGCGCAGCCGGACCAACCGCGCGACGGCCGTGACCACCCCGCCGGCGAGCACGGCGGCGGCGGCGACGGTGATCGGCGTCGCCGCGCCGGTAGCGCCCGCGGCGGCGGCGCCCAGACCGACCACGGCGACGCGTTCGGCCTTGCCGAACGGACCGCCGCAGTCCCGTCGCCCCGTGACGGCGAGGGCGAGCACCCCGACGAGGCTGGCCGCGAGCGCCGCGGCCAGCGCGCCGGCGGCCAGGGCCGTGGACGTCACGGCCGCCACACCGGCGAGCAGGCCGACGTCCCCGAGGCGGTCCCCCACCTCGTTCGCCACCACGCCGGACGGCCCCGCTGCGCCGCTCCTGCGCGCCAGCCGGCCGTCGAGGGCGTTGGCCGCCAGGCGGGCGACGCCGAGCGGTCCGACCGCCATCCACAGCGCCGGCGTGTCGAGCAGCGCGCCGAGCGCGAGGCACGTCCCGGCGGCCCAGCCGAACGCGGCCCCGGCGGCGGTGACGGTGCCCGGGCGCACCCCCCGGACGGCGAGTGCGTCCTCGAGCGGAGCAAGCCGGCGGGTGAACCACGGCTTGGCCGCGTACAGGCCGCAGGGCGGGCGGACGTCGCTGGTCCGCGGGGTCCCGATGCCACGCTGCTCGACGGCCACCGCTTCTCCCCTCCTCGGCGTTGTGTCCGATCGTGCGGCGCCGTCGCGGCGGAGCCATCAGGGACATCCCCGATCTCCTCCCGGGGACGGCCGGGGCCAGTCTTGGGGGGCGGCCCGGAGCGTTTGGCGGAGCGGCCTCGCCGCGGGCCGTCGCCGCCGGGGTCGCGCGCACCGTCGACGCCATTGCGCGGGCGGTTGCGCCGGGCGTGGGAGCGGCGGGCACGCCTCGTCGGCGGTGGTGCCGTCCTGGGCTCGCGCTGATGTACCAGCCGGCGCTGCGGCTGGCGGCGTCGACGGTCGACCTCGACGAAGACGCTGCCGGGGCCGCCGGCTTCCCGCCCCTCGACGAGCGCTCGAGCGTCCTCGCCGCGGACGGCTCCGTCCTCGCGATGCTCCACGGCGAGGTCGACCGCCGCGTGGTCCCGCTCGACCAGATCCCCGGGCACGTGCGGCACGCGGTCATCACCGCCGAGGAGCGGCGCTTCAACCGAGCCCGGCGGCCACGACCCCGAGGCGATCGCCCAGGCGTTCGGGGCGAACTGCGGGGGCGCAGGCGCGGCGCGGTCATCCGGGCCAGCCCCGAGGAGGGCTACCTCGACGAGGGGGCGGCGCACGCCGCCATGCTGGCCCCGCCCAGGGGATGCTTGGGTCGGATCGCCGGGGCATGCCGACGCCCTGGTCGTATGCTGGCGTCACGGGACGTGGCGCAGCTTGGCAGCGCGCCGCCTTTGGGTGGCGGAGGTCGCGGGTTCAAATCCCGCCGTCCCGACGTGGCAGTGCCGCACTGCGCGCCGACGCCTCGCGCTCGTGGCGGCCGCCGTGGACGTGGCGCACACGGGCGCCCGGGGCACGGTGGGGGAGGCGACCGGGGCGGTCGTCCTGTTTCGCGGCGTGGCCAGCTCGCTTCCTTGCCGTACCGGCGGGCCGTCCTGCTGCCGGGGCGCAGCGGTCGCTGACGCGCCCGGCGGGGCTCCGGGGTGCGGTCAGCCGGCATGTCGAAGGCTCTCGCCCCTGCGAGACCCGTGGCCCCCACCGGTGCCGACAGGGCCGGCGTCCCCCCCACGCGCACGGCGTCTACCGGGCTCGCCGGCCTGCCCCGGTGTGTCCGTCGCGGCGGACCCGCCAGCGTCGCTCGGGCGGCGGGCGGGGCGGTCCCGGGGG is a window from the Egibacteraceae bacterium genome containing:
- a CDS encoding phosphatidate cytidylyltransferase, which codes for MSAAVLGQTSAPLLGPGATRIGAVLFAGLAAVLVAERRGVGDLPGRTLLRRWASWAAVAPLLALAVASSWGALAAVTALALQAGREYAGLVRLPRGWRHGLCAAAVVACAAAACSPLAWLVLLPALLLAASAVPLVRQDPGGLRDLAAAALGFAWVPWLAGCLLVLRLHVPGGAGILLALVVAVAASDVGAFVAGRGLGGAALAARISPAKTRAGVAGNLAGAAAGVALMGFALAGLPAPVAIGLPVVVAAGCVWGDLLESLVKRHAGVKDAGGWLPGFGGLLDRADSLLVAAPLATGWVLAWA
- the tig gene encoding trigger factor, whose protein sequence is MKTTVERVDDTTVKLTVTVEPSRVTEAIDEAARRLASEVRIPGFRPGRAPKRVLESRLGKDAIWAEAARDALPRFYSEAAQAEELAVISQPEIELETFEDGREAVFSATVEVRPEIEVPDYAQLQIPHPDWEVTDAEVDEQIERLRERFATLETVTRPARVGDHVLMSVSGARGGEAVPEASADDTVYEVGDPEQTDSELDRNLVGARAGAILKFTDTLGADYGERAGQQVAFTVIVKEVKTRRLPDLDDEFVADASEFETVEELRSALREHLAAEKLAQARDALRGRVVEAVSDLVEVPLPPSMVASELRYRLEQVERQAEQYGMPLDAFLSAAGLSNEQLLERFEAEARKSVKAQLVVEAVARDAGIEVESDDLREELTRQAAHLGRDANELAELMGHPEGVTALVGQTYRRKAVEHLVAGVQVLSGPPQAAEEAPSTDRTDLGDDTAS
- a CDS encoding lysophospholipid acyltransferase family protein: MGVTPLGAARPHCEPVAGAARHTPPSTPSRVGRSGPLHRGAVRTWPLLALRVLVRRLAIFPLLRAAAGRLPVNGAHRLPDGAVVLVANHTSHADTAVILRALPRRLRGRLAPAAAEDYFFAGRLRGTLSAALLGAFPFPRRGPAGLERAAAQLAAGRVVLLFPEGTRDGGPFRAGIGRLAVAGATVVPVGLAGTAALLPKGARRPRRGPVAVVFGQARRYPPGADPAAVAADLQDRVRHLAADAAAATAAGNTRDAGAAADGGPAGRRAPRPTVYARARALAATPRGIAVVFAWSFAEALVFPVIPDLGIGLLAAAAPTRFLPLALAGAAGSVTGGAAAWGLGAAGHVPALPLVTAGMADTARTLLADAGAGGVWTQPLSAVPYKAFAFQAAGEGAALGPFLAVTALARGARMLAVAAVMAGLGAVLRRLCPPRRVPGVYAAAVACLLVLFTLGLVEVVARS